TGCTGGACGGCGTGACCGGCCCGGTGTTCGTGGCGGGCGGCGACGGCACCTTCCGCGCCGCCGCGCTGGCCCTGGCCGGACGGCCGGACGTGACGGTGGGCGTGATTCCGCTGGGCACGTCGAACAACGTGGCGGTCACGCTGGGCCTGAGCGGCGCGCCGCTGGACGTGGCCCGCGCGTACGCGGGCGCCGCCGCGCGGCCCTTCGACGCCGGGTGCGTGACTGCTCCGTGGGGCGAGGACGTGTTCTTCGAGGCCTGCGGCTGCGGCGTGTTTGCGGATGTGCTGCACGCCTACGACCCCGACGCCCCCAAGAGCCCGCTGCGCGCCGTACAGGCGCTGCTGGACACCCTGCCGCGCTTCACGCCCACGGACCTCGACGTGACCGTGGATGGCCAGCCGCACCCCGGCCCCGCGCTGGCCCTGCTGGAAGTGATGAACATCCGCGCGACCGGCAACTCCATGCGCCTGGCGCCGAACGCGCACCCCGGCGACGGCCGCCTGAACCTGATCCGCGTGAACGGCGAGCAGCGCGACTCGCTGCTGGCGTACGGCGCGGCCCTGCTGCGCGGCGACTTCGACACCCTGCCCAGCGTGAGCGAGACGCCGCTGAGCACCGTGCAGATCCCGTACGCCGGGCAGGTGTTCCATGTGGACGGCGAGACGCGCCCCGAAGGGCCGCCCGGCGGCACCGTGGACGTCCGCGTGTGGCCCGCCGCGCTCCAGGTGCTCGCGCCCCGCGCATGACGCGCCCGCTGCTGGCCGGCGCGCTGACGGCGCTGCTGCTGGTGCTGGTCCTGACCGCCGCCGTGGTGGCCGGCGCGGCGCTGCCCTTCGACCGGCCGCTGAGCGTGTGGCTGCACACGCACGCCACCCCGCCGGACGTGACCGGCGCGGACGTGCTGAACGTGACGGGCACGCTGGCCGTCGTGGTGCCCGGCACGCTGGTCGTGGCCGCGCTGCTCGCCGCCCGGCATCGCCGCCGGCACGCGCTGACGCTGCTGGGCGGCATGGGCGCCACCCTGGCCGCGCAACTCGCCCTGAACGCCGCCGTCCACCGGCCCCGGCCCACGCTGTACCCGCATCTGGTCGCCGCGCCGGGCCTGTCGTACCCCAGCGGGCACGCCGCCCTGGCCGCCGCGCTGGGCACCCTGGCCGCCGCCGTGGCGTGGCGCACCCGCTGGCGCTGGCCCACCGTGATCCTCGCCGCCGCGTACGCGCTGGCGATGGGCGCCGCCCGTGTCCTGCTGGCGGTGCACAACCCCAGCGATGTGCTGGGCGGGTGGCTGCTCGGGCTCGGCGTGGGGCTGCTCGCCGCGTGGGTGGGGGAGACGTGGCGCCGTACACGCCGGGCAGGGTTGCCGCTCCCGTAGGACGCTCCGTGCTTACGCCGGTTTCAGCCGCCGCCGCACGCTCTCTGCATAGACCTCGGCGTCGCCACTCTGCACCGCCTGCACGATCAGGCCGCCCACATACTCGGCGCTGTCGCCCTGCACGTACGCCGCCGCACGCTTCGGGTCGCTCTGCACGGAGTTGTGCCCGAAGTCCGTGGCGGTCATGCCCGGATGCACCAGACTGACCGTGATGCCCAGCGGCCGGAACTCCTCGCGGGCGATCAGGGTCAGGTTGTTCAATGCGTGCTTGGTGCTGGAGTACGGCGCCAGCCCCGGCACCAGCATCTTGGTCGTGCCGGAACTGATGTTCACGATGGTCCCCGACCCCTGCGCCGTCATGATCGGCAGCACCTGCTGCATGGCATTCAGCACGCTCACCACGTTCAGTTCCAGCAACTCGCGGTACTCGGCCAGCCCCGCCTGCGCCACCGGCACGTGCATGCCCCGCCCCGCGTTGTTCACCAGCACGTCAATCCGTCCGTAGTGCGCGTGCGTCTGCGCCACCATGCGCGCCACCGAGTTCTCGTCGAGCATGTCGGTCGGCACGGCCAGCGCGTCCGGCAGCCGGGCGGCCAGCTCGCGCAGCTTGTCCTCGGAGCGGGCGGCCAGCGCCACCTTCGCCCCCTGCGCCGCAAACGCCTCCGCCGCCGCAAGGCCAATGCCGGAGGACGCGCCGGTGATGATGACGACTTTGCCGGAGAAGAAGGAGGTCATAGGAGGAGGGTAGCATCAGCGTTGCTCACCAATTCATTTTGCAGGATCGCCATGTAGCTCATCGCTATTTACAGGGGGAGTCGGCCGGGATAGTGCCATCTCACTGCCAACTAGCGCCGAAAAATCGTGAAGTGAACGATTTCGTCCGTCGGCCTATATAAACCACCCCTTCCCCTAGATCAATTAACGAATCCATAATTCGATTGGCGGTTCCCTCCATATTCTGATACGGGATTCTCCTGCTCAGCGTATCTAAAAGCTCGGATCTATCTATTCGGGAGTAGTCACTCATGAGTATGCTTGAGTATGTTGAAAGTATAATATACGCTGAGTTAATATCTGTTTCGCTGGTGGAGATTTCAATTTGCGTAATCAATTCTCTCAAATGGTCGGCTATTTTA
The Deinococcus metalli DNA segment above includes these coding regions:
- a CDS encoding diacylglycerol/lipid kinase family protein; translated protein: MIPATLIYNAGGGSSHRAPLDELLAALQGAGYDARHRPTAHEDDVPRVLDGVTGPVFVAGGDGTFRAAALALAGRPDVTVGVIPLGTSNNVAVTLGLSGAPLDVARAYAGAAARPFDAGCVTAPWGEDVFFEACGCGVFADVLHAYDPDAPKSPLRAVQALLDTLPRFTPTDLDVTVDGQPHPGPALALLEVMNIRATGNSMRLAPNAHPGDGRLNLIRVNGEQRDSLLAYGAALLRGDFDTLPSVSETPLSTVQIPYAGQVFHVDGETRPEGPPGGTVDVRVWPAALQVLAPRA
- a CDS encoding phosphatase PAP2 family protein, encoding MTRPLLAGALTALLLVLVLTAAVVAGAALPFDRPLSVWLHTHATPPDVTGADVLNVTGTLAVVVPGTLVVAALLAARHRRRHALTLLGGMGATLAAQLALNAAVHRPRPTLYPHLVAAPGLSYPSGHAALAAALGTLAAAVAWRTRWRWPTVILAAAYALAMGAARVLLAVHNPSDVLGGWLLGLGVGLLAAWVGETWRRTRRAGLPLP
- a CDS encoding SDR family oxidoreductase; amino-acid sequence: MTSFFSGKVVIITGASSGIGLAAAEAFAAQGAKVALAARSEDKLRELAARLPDALAVPTDMLDENSVARMVAQTHAHYGRIDVLVNNAGRGMHVPVAQAGLAEYRELLELNVVSVLNAMQQVLPIMTAQGSGTIVNISSGTTKMLVPGLAPYSSTKHALNNLTLIAREEFRPLGITVSLVHPGMTATDFGHNSVQSDPKRAAAYVQGDSAEYVGGLIVQAVQSGDAEVYAESVRRRLKPA